The following are from one region of the Hemibagrus wyckioides isolate EC202008001 linkage group LG24, SWU_Hwy_1.0, whole genome shotgun sequence genome:
- the sall3b gene encoding sal-like protein 3b — translation MSRRKQAKPQHVTAVEEMEQRGRGADSVLLSKGGSEESGSESRSGNEETLVCKTCCAEFFNWSELLEHQNKCTEEPSVLIVQENERFPSPQGSPTESFLSAHSDPAETENMEPESELPEKGEENVSLPEENYAVGADDPMDTTAPVDKISNPSPLPPDLSESTIPLPLSCLSTNYGIPSTNVTLEILHSTRVAVAQFSQSIQGDGSGGKASSVAIPMILEQLMALQQQQVHQLQLIEQIRNQVAVMNRQPTQAALNPASKAFPSVSCTYHFQGMAPPPVLPLSGVMPSTVNGQASVSQASRLEGPSFRVSQPHNEQSNPRENDSTPISLANPNAPLSTYTGVSTLLPSCNGALSSASHTQPLNSSRPHSISQSNAINTSANLPLLPQSPPSGVIFPNPLASIAATTNALEPLASMIKHRKVKIPNASIFETKPSSEDPFFKHKCRFCAKVFGSDSALQIHLRSHTGERPFKCNICGNRFSTKGNLKVHFQRHKDKYPHVQMNPYPVPEYLDNIPTSSGIPYGMSFPPEKTGSTWLDSKPILQTLTPRLGLQLPPTVTSVENSDPFSNAPTGRSPPRSLLARNENTPLSPTVTSTEKDFPIQSDNQLHTPKMTTCIQLNKDEGTTTVSKADEIYLPTNCVTDPTENFISASHNILSKYPSTETPIRSNTPESTDVINPVMKSSTPSQISEHVKARFPFSGVQESMQTSETSKLQQLVENIDKKMMDPNQCVICHRVLSCQSALKMHYRIHTGERPFKCKVCGRAFTTKGNLKTHFGVHRAKPPLQVQHSCPICQKKFTNAVVLQQHIRMHMGGQIPNNLQTFSTDTNQEKNNELILEEKSFDSVNDYDDDGLDDISYEEEDISENGENPHNNLSDSSSAPISPLPHDVSDVRTLDSDSTVSLNQFTEHKMVMSGIFDNHPDNGSPSMGNIENQSTFMPESANIIHPPPPKPTKCQPEGLQDVPISLNLTFDKQERAATVKCETSVSPVPNALNGAVYDQIRNSSIVEHGVSQRSSDMDASIRVPVKMEMESCNRPYTPKEAPYPVYGSIQSSSTPSEAIIPGMTSLFGSPPPRRTPKQHNCNVCGKNFSSASALQIHERTHTGEKPFACSICGRAFTTKGNLKVHMGTHMWNNIPARRGRRLSVDNPLALLGAEALKFNEVFQKDLAARAMNMDQNFWSRYAVAISNGLSMKNNEISVIQNGGVPQLPTVAMDKTGSGNSSSIRALGKTSVDLAPGRHFSMLIDDNKEIRIN, via the exons ATGTCCCGGCGCAAGCAGGCCAAGCCTCAGCACGTTACCGCGGTAGAGGAGATGGAGCAGCGCGGGAGAGGCGCAGATAGCG TGCTCTTGAGTAAAGGTGGCAGTGAGGAGAGCGGCAGCGAGAGCCGCAGTGGAAATGAGGAGACTCTTGTCTGTAAGACATGTTGTGCTGAATTTTTCAACTGGTCAGAGTTGCTGGAGCACCAGAATAAGTGCACTGAGGAGCCTTCTGTGCTCATTGTACAGGAGAATGAAAGATTTCCTTCCCCTCAGGGATCTCCTACGGAATCCTTCTTAAGTGCTCATAGTGACCCAGCTGAAACTGAGAACATGGAACCTGAGTCTGAGTTGCCTGAGAAGGGAGAAGAAAATGTCAGTCTTCCTGAAGAAAATTATGCAGTTGGAGCAGATGACCCTATGGATACTACCGCACCTGTGGATAAAATATCAAACCCCAGCCCTCTTCCACCAGACTTGAGTGAAAGCACCATTCCTCTACCTTTATCGTGTCTAAGCACAAACTATGGCATTCCCAGCACAAATGTTACCTTGGAGATCCTCCATAGTACCAGGGTGGCAGTTGCACAGTTTTCCCAAAGTATCCAAGGTGATGGATCTGGAGGTAAGGCGAGCTCAGTGGCAATACCTATGATTTTGGAACAGCTAATGGctttacagcagcagcaggtcCACCAGCTGCAACTCATTGAGCAGATCCGCAATCAGGTCGCTGTGATGAACAGGCAACCAACACAAGCAGCGTTGAACCCAGCATCAAAGGcatttccctctgtctcttgcACTTACCATTTCCAGGGCATGGCCCCTCCTCCTGTACTTCCATTATCTGGAGTCATGCCTTCCACAGTGAATGGACAAGCGTCAGTTTCCCAGGCATCCAGGCTGGAAGGCCCGTCATTTCGGGTGTCACAGCCACATAATGAACAATCCAATCCCAGAGAAAATGACAGTACACCCATTTCATTAGCAAATCCAAATGCTCCGCTATCTACATATACCGGTGTGTCTACTTTATTGCCGTCCTGCAATGGTGCTCTCTCTAGTGCTAGTCATACCCAGCCTCTGAACTCTTCTCGTCCCCATTCAATAAGCCAGAGCAATGCTATCAACACTTCTGCCAACTTACCACTGCTACCTCAAAGCCCTCCTAGTGGAGTCATCTTCCCAAACCCACTTGCCAGCATTGCAGCAACTACCAATGCACTAGAACCACTTGCTTCTATGATAAAGCATCGCAAAGTTAAAATTCCCAATGCCTCTATATTTGAAACCAAGCCCAGCTCTGAGGACCCCTTTTTCAAACACAAATGCAGGTTCTGTGCCAAGGTATTTGGCAGTGACAGTGCCTTGCAGATCCACCTGCGATCTCACACAGGCGAGAGGCCCTTCAAATGTAACATATGTGGCAACCGTTTCTCAACTAAAGGAAACCTGAAAGTTCACTTCCAAAGGCACAAAGACAAATACCCTCATGTACAAATGAATCCATACCCAGTACCAGAATACCTTGATAATATTCCAACAAGCTCTGGTATTCCCTATGGGATGTCTTTTCCTCCAGAGAAAACGGGGTCAACATGGTTAGACAGCAAACCTATTCTGCAGACATTAACTCCTAGATTGGGTCTGCAGCTACCCCCAACAGTAACAAGTGTGGAAAACAGTGATCCCTTCAGTAACGCACCCACAGGAAGATCTCCACCAAGGTCCTTACTAGCTAGAAATGAAAATACACCATTGTCTCCAACTGTCACTAGTACTGAAAAAGATTTTCCTATACAGTCTGACAACCAATTACATACACCTAAGATGACCACATGCATCCAGTTAAACAAAGATGAAGGGACGACAACAGTTTCGAAAGCTGATGAAATTTACCTTCCCACAAACTGTGTGACTGATCCAACTGAAAATTTCATCTCTGCAAGTCACAACATTCTTTCAAAATATCCATCAACAGAAACACCCATTAGATCAAATACACCAGAGTCCACTGACGTGATTAACCCAGTGATGAAATCTTCAACTCCTTCTCAAATCTCAGAGCATGTTAAAGCCAGGTTTCCATTCAGTGGAGTCCAAGAATCTATGCAGACATCTGAAACATCAAAGCTTCAGCAACTTGTGGAGAACATTGACAAAAAGATGATGGACCCTAATCAATGTGTGATCTGCCACCGAGTGCTCAGCTGTCAGAGTGCACTTAAGATGCATTATCGAATTCACACTGGTGAGAGGCCCTTCAAATGTAAGGTGTGTGGCCGTGCCTTCACTACTAAAGGCAACCTGAAGACTCACTTTGGCGTCCACCGTGCAAAGCCTCCACTTCAGGTTCAGCACTCCTGCCCAATTTGTCAGAAGAAGTTCACAAAtgctgttgtgttacagcagcacaTTCGCATGCACATGGGGGGCCAGATTCCCAATAACCTCCAAACTTTCTCAACAGATACTAAccaggaaaaaaacaatgaattgATTCTGGAAGAGAAGAGTTTTGACAGTGtgaatgattatgatgatgacgGTCTTGATGATATTTCATATGAAGAGGAAGATATTTCAGAAAATGGTGAAAACCCTCATAATAACTTATCGGACAGTAGCTCAGCACCGATTTCACCATTACCTCATGATGTGTCTGATGTTAGAACATTAGATAGTGACTCGACAGTTAGTCTTAACCAATTTACTGAACACAAGATGGTAATGAGTGGCATTTTTGACAACCATCCAGATAATGGTTCTCCATCCATGGGAAATATAGAGAATCAGAGTACTTTCATGCCAGAATCAGCCAACATCATTCATCCACCACCACCGAAACCAACAAAATGTCAGCCTGAGGGTCTACAGGATGTTCCGATTTCACTCAATCTTACCTTTGATAAGCAGGAGCGAGCAGCTACAGTTAAATGTGAAACATCTGTTTCCCCAGTCCCAAATGCATTAAATGGAGCAGTGTACGATCAGATCAGGAACTCTTCAATTGTGGAGCATG GAGTAAGCCAGAGGTCCAGTGATATGGATGCTAGCATACGGGTCCCAGTTAAGATGGAGATGGAAAGTTGCAATAGGCCATACACACCTAAAGAAGCCCCTTATCCTGTATATGGATCTATTCAGTCTTCATCTACGCCATCTGAAGCAATAATCCCAGGGATGACTTCACTGTTTGGAAGCCCACCACCACGTAGGACCCCTAAACAGCACAACTGTAATGTATGTGGGAAAAACTTCTCTTCAGCAAGCGCCCTACAAATCCATGAGCGCACACATACTGGTGAAAAACCTTTTGCTTGCTCCATATGTGGCCGAGCCTTCACAACAAAGGGTAATCTCAAG GTACACATGGGCACTCACATGTGGAATAACATACCTGCACGGAGAGGTAGGCGCTTGTCTGTGGACAACCCGCTGGCTCTTCTAGGTGCCGAGGCTCTCAAGTTCAATGAGGTATTTCAGAAGGACCTTGCAGCAAGGGCTATGAACATGGATCAGAACTTTTGGAGTCGATATGCTGTTGCCATCAGCAATGGCTTATCCATGAAGAACAATGAAATTTCTGTCATTCAGAATGGAGGGGTACCTCAACTTCCTACTGTAGCCATGGACAAGACAGGCAGCGGAAACAGCTCATCAATCCGAGCCCTGGGGAAAACAAGCGTAGACCTTGCACCTGGACGGCACTTCTCCATGTTGATTGATGACAATAAAGAGATTAGAATTAATTAA